From the unidentified bacterial endosymbiont genome, one window contains:
- the accC gene encoding acetyl-CoA carboxylase biotin carboxylase subunit, translating into MLDKIVIANRGEIALRILRACKELGIKTVAVHSSADRDLKHVLLADETVCIGPAPSVKSYLNIPAIISAAEITGAVAIHPGYGFLSENANFAEQVERSGFIFIGPKADTIRLMGDKVSAITAMKKAGVPTVPGSDGPLTDDMDANRAHAKRIGYPVIIKASGGGGGRGMRVVRSDAELAQSISMTKAEAKAAFSNDMVYMEKYLENPRHIEIQVLADGQGNAIYLAERDCSMQRRHQKVVEEAPAPGITPELRRYIGERCSKACVDIGYRGAGTFEFLFENGEFYFIEMNTRIQVEHPVTEMITGVDLIKEQLRIAAGQPLSIKQEEVVVKGHAVECRINAEDPNTFLPSPGKITRFHAPGGFGVRWESHIYAGYTVPPYYDSMIGKLICYGENRDVAIARMKNALQELIIDGIKTNVDLQMRIMSDEHFQNGGTNIHYLEKKLGLHEK; encoded by the coding sequence ATGCTGGATAAAATTGTTATCGCCAACCGCGGCGAGATTGCACTGCGTATCCTTCGTGCCTGTAAAGAGCTGGGCATTAAGACCGTTGCTGTGCATTCAAGCGCGGATCGCGATTTAAAACACGTATTGCTGGCGGATGAGACGGTCTGTATTGGCCCGGCTCCCTCCGTGAAAAGTTATCTGAATATCCCGGCTATCATCAGCGCCGCTGAAATCACCGGCGCGGTGGCTATTCACCCGGGTTATGGCTTCCTCTCTGAGAACGCCAACTTTGCTGAGCAGGTTGAACGCTCTGGCTTTATTTTCATCGGCCCTAAAGCCGACACCATCCGCCTGATGGGCGATAAGGTGTCTGCAATTACCGCCATGAAAAAAGCCGGCGTGCCAACCGTACCCGGCTCTGACGGCCCTCTGACCGACGACATGGATGCTAACCGCGCGCATGCTAAACGCATTGGCTACCCGGTTATCATCAAGGCGTCCGGCGGCGGCGGCGGTCGCGGTATGCGCGTAGTGCGTAGCGATGCTGAACTGGCTCAGTCCATCTCCATGACCAAAGCTGAAGCGAAAGCCGCGTTCAGCAATGACATGGTGTACATGGAAAAATATCTGGAAAACCCACGCCACATCGAAATTCAGGTGCTGGCTGACGGTCAGGGTAATGCTATCTATCTGGCAGAGCGTGACTGCTCCATGCAGCGTCGTCACCAGAAAGTGGTTGAAGAAGCCCCAGCCCCGGGCATTACCCCGGAACTGCGTCGTTACATCGGCGAGCGTTGCTCCAAAGCCTGCGTCGATATCGGCTATCGCGGGGCAGGTACATTTGAGTTTCTGTTTGAAAACGGCGAGTTCTATTTCATTGAGATGAACACCCGCATTCAGGTTGAACACCCGGTTACCGAAATGATCACCGGCGTTGACCTGATTAAAGAACAGTTGCGTATCGCAGCCGGTCAACCTCTGTCCATCAAACAGGAAGAAGTTGTGGTAAAAGGCCATGCGGTAGAGTGCCGTATTAACGCCGAAGACCCGAACACCTTCCTGCCAAGCCCGGGTAAAATCACGCGTTTCCACGCGCCGGGTGGCTTTGGTGTACGCTGGGAGTCTCATATCTACGCCGGTTACACCGTACCGCCGTACTATGACTCAATGATCGGTAAGCTTATCTGCTACGGCGAAAACCGTGACGTGGCGATTGCCCGCATGAAGAACGCCCTGCAGGAGCTGATCATCGACGGGATCAAAACAAACGTTGATCTGCAGATGCGCATCATGAGCGACGAGCACTTCCAGAACGGTGGAACTAACATCCACTATCTGGAGAAAAAACTCGGTCTGCACGAGAAGTAA
- the accB gene encoding acetyl-CoA carboxylase biotin carboxyl carrier protein: MDIRKIKKLIELVEESGISELEISEGEESVRISRAAPAASFPVMQQAYAAPMMQQQPALAAAVAPAAEAAPAAAAEISGHIVRSPMVGTFYRTPSPDAKAFIEVGQKVNVGDTLCIVEAMKMMNQIEADKSGTVKAILVESGQPVEFDEPLVVIE; the protein is encoded by the coding sequence ATGGATATTCGTAAGATTAAAAAACTGATCGAGCTGGTTGAAGAATCAGGCATCTCCGAACTGGAAATTTCTGAAGGCGAAGAGTCTGTACGCATCAGCCGTGCAGCCCCAGCCGCTAGCTTCCCGGTCATGCAGCAGGCTTACGCTGCGCCGATGATGCAGCAACAACCAGCGCTTGCCGCTGCCGTTGCACCTGCAGCAGAAGCCGCACCTGCAGCAGCTGCAGAAATCAGTGGTCACATCGTACGTTCCCCAATGGTTGGGACGTTCTACCGCACCCCGAGCCCGGACGCGAAAGCGTTCATCGAAGTCGGTCAGAAAGTCAATGTCGGCGATACCCTGTGTATCGTTGAAGCCATGAAAATGATGAACCAGATCGAAGCAGACAAATCAGGTACTGTAAAAGCGATTCTGGTCGAAAGTGGTCAGCCGGTAGAGTTTGACGAGCCGCTGGTCGTCATCGAGTAA
- the aroQ gene encoding type II 3-dehydroquinate dehydratase codes for MADKYQILVLNGPNLNMLGTREPEKYGTLTLSEIVNRLGTEAASLDVDLDHFQSNAEYAIIDRIHQAKDTVDYILINPAAFTHTSVAIRDALLAVSIPFIEIHLSNVHAREPFRHHSYLSDIAAGVICGLGADGYSYALQTAVKRLSQSH; via the coding sequence ATGGCTGATAAGTACCAAATCTTAGTTTTAAACGGACCGAACCTGAACATGCTCGGCACCCGTGAGCCAGAGAAGTACGGCACGCTGACATTGAGTGAAATTGTTAACCGTTTAGGCACGGAAGCAGCGTCACTCGATGTGGATTTGGACCATTTTCAGTCTAATGCGGAGTACGCAATCATCGACCGTATTCATCAGGCTAAAGACACTGTGGACTATATCCTGATCAATCCGGCCGCGTTTACGCACACCAGTGTTGCGATTCGCGATGCACTGCTCGCGGTGAGTATCCCGTTTATCGAGATCCACCTGAGTAACGTGCATGCCCGTGAGCCGTTCCGCCACCATTCTTATCTGTCAGATATCGCCGCTGGCGTTATCTGTGGATTGGGCGCAGACGGTTATTCATACGCTTTACAGACAGCGGTAAAACGCTTGTCACAATCACACTAA
- the msrQ gene encoding protein-methionine-sulfoxide reductase heme-binding subunit MsrQ: protein MRLTTKQIAWLKVLLHLAGLLPFIWLFWAASQGFFSADPAKDIQHFTGRMALKFLLATLLVSPLARYAKQPLLIRTRRLLGLWCFTWATLHLTSYALLELGINNMALLGRELVTRPYLTLGIVGWLILLALTLTSTQYAQRKLGRRWQLLHNAVYLVAILAPVHYLWSVKILSPQPILYALLAVALLAWRYKKFRQWLR from the coding sequence GTGCGTTTAACCACTAAGCAGATCGCCTGGCTAAAGGTGCTACTGCATTTGGCCGGGCTGCTGCCTTTTATTTGGCTGTTCTGGGCCGCCAGTCAGGGCTTTTTTAGCGCCGACCCGGCAAAAGATATCCAGCATTTTACCGGTAGGATGGCTCTGAAATTTTTACTGGCAACCTTGCTGGTCTCACCGTTAGCACGCTACGCTAAACAGCCATTATTGATACGCACCCGCCGTCTTTTGGGGCTGTGGTGTTTTACCTGGGCGACCTTACACCTTACCAGCTATGCGCTGCTGGAGCTGGGGATTAACAATATGGCGTTGCTGGGTCGCGAACTGGTAACACGCCCTTATCTGACCCTGGGTATCGTAGGCTGGCTGATCTTACTGGCGTTAACGCTGACGTCCACGCAATATGCCCAGCGAAAACTGGGCAGGCGCTGGCAATTGTTGCACAACGCTGTTTATCTGGTGGCGATCCTCGCGCCCGTGCATTATTTGTGGTCGGTGAAAATTTTATCCCCGCAGCCAATCCTCTACGCGCTACTGGCTGTGGCGCTTTTAGCGTGGCGTTATAAGAAGTTTCGCCAGTGGTTGCGATAG
- the msrP gene encoding protein-methionine-sulfoxide reductase catalytic subunit MsrP, protein MKTRKLTEADVTAESVFMLQRRQILKMLGISATALTLTPAAHADLLDWFKGNDRPKAPSGAPLTFTKPAQWQNSLALTPEDKVTGYNNFYEFGLDKADPAANAGSMKTNPWTLKIDGEVAKPLTLDHHDLTTRFPLEERIYRMRCVEAWSMVIPWVGFPLHKLLAMVEPTSNAKYVSFQTRYAPDEMPGQKDRFIGGGLDYPYVEGLRLDEAMHPLTLLTVGVYGKALPPQNGAPIRLTVPWKYGFKGIKSIVSIKLTRERPPTTWNLAAPGEYGFFANVNPHVDHPRWSQATERFIGSGGALDVKRQPTLLFNGYADEVASLYRGLNLRENF, encoded by the coding sequence ATGAAAACCCGAAAACTGACGGAAGCCGACGTAACGGCGGAATCTGTCTTTATGTTACAGCGCCGCCAGATCCTGAAAATGCTTGGCATCAGCGCCACCGCCCTGACGCTTACCCCTGCGGCTCATGCCGACCTGCTCGACTGGTTTAAAGGCAATGACCGCCCGAAAGCCCCTTCCGGTGCGCCACTCACCTTTACGAAACCCGCTCAATGGCAAAACAGCCTGGCGCTGACGCCGGAAGATAAAGTCACCGGCTATAACAACTTCTATGAATTCGGACTTGATAAAGCCGACCCTGCCGCCAACGCAGGCAGCATGAAAACCAATCCCTGGACGCTGAAAATTGACGGCGAAGTCGCAAAACCGCTGACCCTGGATCACCACGACCTTACGACCCGCTTCCCGCTTGAAGAGCGCATCTATCGCATGCGTTGCGTAGAAGCCTGGTCGATGGTGATACCCTGGGTGGGGTTTCCGCTGCATAAGCTGCTGGCGATGGTTGAGCCCACCAGCAACGCGAAGTATGTCTCCTTCCAGACGCGCTATGCCCCGGACGAGATGCCGGGCCAGAAAGACCGATTTATCGGCGGCGGGCTGGACTATCCTTATGTTGAAGGATTACGCCTCGACGAAGCGATGCATCCCCTGACGCTTCTGACCGTGGGCGTTTACGGCAAAGCCCTTCCACCGCAAAACGGCGCCCCCATCCGCTTAACCGTGCCGTGGAAATATGGCTTCAAGGGTATTAAATCCATCGTCAGCATTAAACTCACCCGTGAGCGTCCGCCGACCACCTGGAACCTCGCCGCGCCGGGCGAGTACGGTTTCTTCGCCAACGTGAACCCGCATGTTGATCACCCCCGCTGGTCGCAAGCCACGGAACGCTTTATCGGTTCCGGCGGCGCGCTGGACGTGAAGCGTCAGCCAACGCTGCTGTTTAACGGTTATGCGGATGAAGTGGCCTCTCTCTACCGTGGGCTTAACTTACGGGAGAATTTTTAA
- the acuI gene encoding acrylyl-CoA reductase (NADPH) → MQALILEQQDGKTVASVQALEESQLPEGQVTVDIDWSSLNYKDALAITGKGKIIRNFPMIPGIDFAGRVHTSEDPRFHAGQQVLLTGWGVGENHWGGLATQARVKGDWLVPMPKGMDGRNAMIVGTAGFTAMLCVMALEDAGIRPESGEIVVTGASGGVGSTAVTLLHKRGYQVVAVSGRESTHDYLRQLGANRILGREEFAETRPLEKQLWAGAVDTVGDKVLAKVLAQMNYGGCVAACGLAGGFALPTTVMPFILRNVRLQGVDSVMTPAARRTEAWERLARDLPESFFTHSATEITLSQAPEYARKIMDNQFHGRALVKIA, encoded by the coding sequence ATGCAGGCTTTGATCTTAGAACAGCAGGACGGCAAAACCGTTGCCTCGGTGCAAGCCTTAGAGGAGAGCCAACTGCCCGAAGGCCAGGTCACCGTCGACATCGACTGGTCCAGTCTGAATTATAAAGATGCCCTTGCGATTACGGGCAAAGGTAAAATCATCCGAAATTTCCCGATGATTCCAGGTATTGATTTTGCGGGCCGGGTTCATACCAGCGAAGATCCTCGCTTCCACGCCGGACAACAGGTGCTGCTCACCGGTTGGGGCGTGGGAGAAAATCACTGGGGCGGGCTGGCAACACAGGCGCGCGTGAAGGGCGACTGGCTGGTACCGATGCCGAAAGGCATGGATGGACGTAACGCGATGATCGTTGGCACCGCAGGTTTTACCGCCATGCTGTGCGTGATGGCGCTGGAAGATGCCGGTATTCGCCCCGAGTCCGGCGAGATTGTGGTGACCGGCGCCAGCGGCGGCGTTGGCAGCACGGCGGTGACGTTGCTGCATAAGCGGGGTTATCAGGTCGTTGCGGTCTCTGGCCGTGAAAGTACCCATGATTATTTACGGCAGCTCGGCGCTAACCGAATTCTGGGTCGCGAGGAGTTTGCCGAAACGCGTCCGCTGGAGAAACAGCTCTGGGCAGGTGCGGTTGATACCGTCGGCGACAAGGTGCTGGCGAAAGTCCTGGCGCAGATGAACTACGGTGGCTGCGTGGCGGCCTGCGGTCTGGCGGGTGGATTCGCCCTGCCGACCACCGTCATGCCCTTTATCCTGCGCAACGTGCGTCTGCAGGGTGTTGATTCCGTCATGACTCCGGCGGCCCGACGCACAGAGGCCTGGGAGCGTCTGGCGCGCGACCTGCCAGAATCATTTTTCACCCACAGCGCAACGGAGATTACCCTCAGCCAGGCACCCGAGTATGCCCGTAAAATTATGGACAACCAGTTCCACGGGCGCGCGCTGGTGAAAATTGCCTAA
- the csrD gene encoding RNase E specificity factor CsrD, whose translation MRLTTKFSAFITLLTGLTIFVTLLGCSLSFYNAIQDKLVNRVHSVASVIDTRLITTPLPALSQELDELMVPVDIVEIDIKQGKHQVFKHVRQSSYRPAGAVNQYREMTIHSLKNPGMTIRIVYLDPITSYLHSMLTTAPLTVAVAFIVLIIFLAVRWLRRQLSGQELLETRSVRILNGERGPQVRGTVYEWPSRTSSALDVLLSEIQFASDQRSRMDSLIRSYAAQDNKTGLNNRLFFDNQLATLLDDPEKVGAHGVVMMIRLPDFDLLHDTWGKRAVEENLFTLINLLSTFIMRYPGSLLARYHRSDFAVLLPHRTLKESESIASQLLKAVDGLPQSKMLDRDDMVHIGICAWRGGQPTEQVMEHAEAATRNAVLQGANGWAVYDDTLPEKGRGNVRWRTLIEQMLSRGGPRIYQKPAVMKNGNVHHRELMCRIFDGTEEVISAEYLPMVMQFGLSEEYDRQQITRLIPFLSYWPEENLALQVTVESLIRPRFQRWLRDTLMQCEKSQRKHIIFELAEADVGQHINRLRPVVRLINALGARVAVTQAGLTLVSTRWIKELDVELLKLHPGLIRNIEKRTENQLLVQSLVEACKGTQTQVFAAGVRSRGEWQMLVDRGVKGGQGDFFASSQPLDTNVKKYLQRYSV comes from the coding sequence ATGCGATTAACCACGAAGTTCTCAGCTTTTATCACACTGCTGACCGGACTCACCATTTTTGTCACGCTGCTTGGCTGCTCTCTGAGCTTTTATAACGCCATCCAGGATAAACTGGTCAATCGGGTACATTCTGTTGCGTCCGTTATTGATACTCGCCTTATTACGACCCCGCTCCCGGCACTGTCTCAAGAGCTGGATGAGCTGATGGTACCTGTTGATATTGTTGAGATCGACATTAAGCAGGGAAAGCATCAGGTCTTCAAACATGTACGTCAGAGTAGCTATCGTCCTGCAGGGGCGGTGAATCAATATCGGGAAATGACGATCCACTCCCTTAAAAACCCTGGGATGACGATCCGGATTGTCTACCTGGACCCGATTACCAGTTACCTCCACTCGATGTTGACTACCGCTCCACTCACTGTCGCTGTCGCGTTTATCGTCCTGATAATCTTTCTCGCGGTCCGCTGGCTGCGCCGTCAGCTCTCCGGCCAGGAGCTGCTGGAAACGCGTTCTGTTCGGATCCTCAACGGCGAACGTGGTCCGCAGGTCCGTGGTACGGTCTATGAATGGCCCTCGCGCACCAGCAGCGCGCTGGATGTATTACTCTCTGAAATCCAGTTTGCCAGTGACCAGCGCAGCCGCATGGATTCGCTGATCCGTTCCTACGCCGCGCAGGATAACAAAACCGGCCTCAATAACCGGTTGTTCTTTGATAATCAACTGGCTACCTTGCTGGACGACCCGGAAAAGGTCGGGGCGCACGGCGTGGTGATGATGATCCGTCTTCCTGATTTTGATCTGCTTCACGACACCTGGGGTAAGCGCGCGGTGGAAGAGAATCTCTTTACGCTTATCAACCTGCTATCGACCTTTATTATGCGCTACCCGGGTTCGCTGCTGGCCCGTTACCATCGAAGCGATTTTGCCGTGCTGTTACCCCATCGCACGCTTAAGGAGTCGGAAAGTATCGCCAGCCAGCTGCTCAAGGCCGTGGATGGGTTGCCGCAAAGCAAAATGCTCGACAGAGATGATATGGTGCATATCGGTATCTGCGCCTGGCGCGGGGGGCAGCCGACGGAACAGGTAATGGAACATGCCGAGGCGGCAACCCGCAATGCCGTATTGCAAGGGGCGAACGGCTGGGCGGTATACGATGATACGCTGCCGGAAAAAGGGCGCGGCAACGTGCGCTGGCGAACGCTGATTGAGCAAATGCTGAGTCGCGGCGGGCCGCGTATTTACCAAAAGCCCGCGGTTATGAAAAACGGCAATGTTCATCACCGTGAGCTGATGTGTCGTATTTTCGACGGTACGGAAGAGGTTATTTCAGCGGAATATCTCCCGATGGTGATGCAGTTTGGCCTTTCCGAAGAGTATGACCGCCAGCAAATTACGCGGCTAATTCCGTTTTTATCGTACTGGCCGGAAGAAAATTTAGCCTTGCAGGTCACCGTTGAGTCGTTAATTCGCCCCCGTTTCCAGCGCTGGCTACGCGATACGTTAATGCAATGTGAAAAATCGCAACGCAAACACATTATTTTTGAACTTGCTGAGGCAGATGTAGGTCAACACATCAACCGGTTACGTCCGGTGGTACGTTTGATCAACGCGTTGGGCGCGCGAGTGGCGGTCACGCAGGCGGGCTTGACGCTGGTCAGTACCCGCTGGATTAAGGAACTGGATGTTGAGTTATTAAAGCTGCATCCAGGGCTTATCAGAAATATCGAAAAACGCACGGAAAATCAGCTGCTGGTGCAGAGTCTGGTGGAGGCATGCAAGGGAACACAAACGCAGGTATTTGCCGCGGGCG